From Sporosarcina sp. Marseille-Q4943, the proteins below share one genomic window:
- a CDS encoding PLP-dependent aminotransferase family protein yields the protein MEMLLIELNKESETPLYEQIYQQIRKDITEGKLAVGEKLPSKRKLGDFLDVSQTTIEIAYGQLAAEGFITSKPRRGYFVQEIGELAYVQPTEAVIVAAEEEQKELEIDFSPGKIDTESFPFKQWRKYAKDTIDESANHLLLLGHPHGDVELRQEIAKYLYHSRGVDCSADQIIVGSGTEQLMPLLIRLLGPQAKYAIEDPGYPLTHHVFFHNNREAVPIAVDEEGMDVQALQQSEATVAYVTPSHQFPTGTVLSAARRTALLNWAAASASNFIIEDDYDSEFRYTGRPIPSLQGMDKAGKVIYVSTFSKSLMPSLRIAYMVLPPVLRKRYEEAFIHYSSTVPRLDQHTLARFMADGHFARHLNRMRKVYKRKLQLLTDSLQQYAPTISFSGDEAGMHILINVHTDEDEDALSKAALTKGIRVYGLNEYRIAAKSVRPSFLIGFGGLADDQIAWTVEQLMDAWKIKKR from the coding sequence TTGGAAATGTTATTGATTGAACTAAATAAAGAAAGTGAAACCCCTCTATACGAGCAAATTTACCAGCAAATTCGCAAGGATATCACCGAAGGGAAACTTGCTGTCGGCGAAAAGCTCCCTTCGAAACGTAAACTCGGCGATTTTCTCGACGTTAGTCAAACGACAATCGAGATTGCCTATGGTCAGCTTGCCGCGGAAGGGTTTATTACCTCAAAACCGCGAAGAGGTTATTTCGTGCAGGAAATTGGCGAATTGGCGTACGTACAACCGACTGAGGCAGTGATTGTAGCTGCTGAAGAGGAGCAGAAAGAGCTGGAGATTGACTTTTCCCCGGGTAAAATCGATACGGAGTCATTCCCTTTCAAGCAATGGCGGAAATACGCAAAAGACACCATTGATGAATCTGCAAATCATCTCCTGCTATTGGGCCACCCACACGGTGATGTAGAGCTTCGTCAGGAAATCGCGAAGTATTTGTATCATTCGAGAGGAGTCGATTGCTCCGCGGACCAGATCATCGTCGGCTCCGGTACAGAGCAGCTTATGCCGTTGCTCATTCGGCTGCTCGGACCACAGGCAAAATATGCGATCGAGGATCCTGGCTATCCGCTCACCCATCATGTGTTCTTCCACAATAACAGGGAAGCGGTGCCGATTGCGGTCGACGAGGAAGGAATGGACGTACAGGCGCTCCAGCAGTCCGAAGCGACGGTGGCCTACGTGACACCTTCCCATCAGTTCCCTACCGGCACAGTGCTTTCTGCAGCGCGTAGAACGGCATTATTGAACTGGGCGGCTGCAAGTGCTAGCAATTTTATCATCGAGGATGATTACGATAGCGAATTCCGCTATACAGGACGCCCGATCCCATCATTACAAGGGATGGATAAAGCCGGCAAGGTCATCTACGTCAGCACCTTTTCCAAATCTCTTATGCCATCGCTTCGGATCGCCTATATGGTGCTCCCTCCCGTTTTGCGTAAACGCTACGAGGAGGCATTCATCCATTACTCGTCAACAGTGCCGCGACTTGACCAGCACACGCTTGCCCGTTTCATGGCTGACGGCCATTTTGCCCGACACTTGAACCGGATGCGGAAAGTGTATAAACGCAAGTTGCAACTGCTTACGGATTCCCTGCAGCAATATGCCCCGACAATTTCATTCTCGGGTGACGAGGCGGGCATGCATATCCTCATCAATGTTCATACAGACGAGGATGAAGATGCATTGTCCAAGGCAGCTCTCACCAAAGGCATACGCGTATACGGATTGAATGAATACCGCATCGCCGCGAAGAGCGTACGGCCATCCTTTCTAATCGGCTTCGGCGGCTTGGCAGACGACCAGATTGCATGGACCGTTGAGCAACTCATGGACGCATGGAAAATTAAAAAAAGGTGA
- the pdxS gene encoding pyridoxal 5'-phosphate synthase lyase subunit PdxS, with translation MEFKYGGVIMDVINAEQAKVAEAAGAVAVMALERVPSDIRAAGGVARMADPRIVEEVQKAVSIPVMAKVRIGHISEARILEAMGVDFIDESEVLTPADDEFHLLKSDYRVPFVCGARNLGEAARRLGEGAKMLRTKGEPGTGNIVEAVRHLRQVNAQVNQIVHMNNDELMVAARDLAAPYDVLLAIRETKRLPVTNYAAGGVATPADAALMMELGADGVFVGSGIFKSDNPERFARAIVMATEDFRNYALIGDLSKDIGTPMKGLEISKLPESELMAVRGV, from the coding sequence ATGGAATTTAAATATGGCGGCGTCATTATGGATGTTATCAACGCGGAGCAGGCAAAAGTGGCAGAGGCAGCGGGTGCAGTTGCCGTCATGGCACTTGAGCGTGTCCCTTCGGACATTAGGGCAGCCGGCGGTGTCGCACGTATGGCGGATCCGCGCATCGTGGAAGAGGTTCAAAAAGCGGTATCGATTCCGGTCATGGCAAAAGTACGAATCGGACACATTTCGGAAGCGCGTATACTAGAAGCGATGGGTGTCGACTTCATTGATGAAAGTGAAGTGTTGACCCCGGCGGATGACGAGTTCCATTTATTGAAGAGCGATTATAGAGTGCCATTTGTCTGTGGGGCACGCAATCTTGGGGAAGCAGCACGGCGTCTCGGAGAAGGGGCAAAGATGCTTCGTACGAAAGGGGAGCCTGGAACGGGCAATATCGTTGAAGCGGTTCGCCATCTTCGCCAAGTGAATGCGCAAGTGAATCAAATCGTTCATATGAATAATGATGAATTGATGGTGGCGGCGAGAGATCTAGCTGCACCCTATGATGTATTGCTTGCGATTCGTGAAACGAAACGTCTACCGGTTACCAATTACGCGGCAGGCGGCGTAGCGACTCCTGCGGATGCGGCGCTCATGATGGAACTCGGCGCTGACGGCGTATTCGTCGGATCAGGCATCTTCAAATCCGACAACCCTGAACGATTCGCGCGTGCAATTGTCATGGCGACGGAAGATTTCCGAAACTATGCATTGATCGGTGATTTATCCAAAGACATCGGTACGCCGATGAAGGGGCTGGAAATTAGTAAGCTGCCGGAAAGTGAATTGATGGCGGTGCGTGGAGTTTGA
- a CDS encoding NUDIX domain-containing protein — translation MAELLKVFEENYKYVCDETRGTIHKKGLWHETFHCWLVDDTNVFIQKRSATKKDFPSLYDITAAGHLQADEEVMDGIREVEEELGIKVDPFKLKRMGFVRDVIKLPGFIDKEFANVFLYHSTFAFEEFTLQQEEVESIHSVSIENLQALFTGEVETITCTDDNSTDITLADFVPHETAYFQAVGEFLSLAKSGGM, via the coding sequence TTGGCAGAGCTTTTAAAAGTATTCGAAGAAAATTATAAATATGTATGTGATGAAACGAGAGGGACCATCCATAAGAAAGGTTTATGGCACGAGACGTTCCATTGTTGGCTTGTGGATGATACGAACGTTTTTATTCAAAAAAGAAGCGCGACTAAAAAGGATTTCCCTAGCCTATATGATATTACAGCTGCGGGTCATTTGCAGGCGGATGAGGAAGTTATGGACGGAATTCGTGAAGTCGAGGAGGAGCTCGGCATAAAAGTGGACCCTTTTAAGCTGAAACGGATGGGTTTCGTTCGGGATGTCATCAAGTTGCCGGGGTTCATTGACAAGGAATTTGCAAATGTTTTTCTATATCATTCAACTTTTGCATTCGAGGAATTTACATTGCAGCAAGAGGAAGTGGAAAGCATCCATTCCGTTTCGATAGAAAATTTGCAGGCACTCTTCACAGGAGAAGTGGAAACTATCACGTGTACGGACGATAATTCCACGGATATCACGCTGGCCGACTTTGTTCCACATGAAACAGCATACTTTCAAGCGGTCGGAGAATTCTTGAGTCTTGCCAAAAGTGGCGGCATGTAG
- the serS gene encoding serine--tRNA ligase encodes MLDIKLLRANFDEVKEKLTKRGEDLTDLDKFVGLDEKRRELIAKVEVLKAERNEVSQRVAEMKRNKENADDVIARMREVGDEIKTLDEQLHQVEEDLNYIMMRIPNIPHESVPVGDSEDDNVEIRTWGEKPEFGFEPKPHWEIGTDLNLLDFERAAKVTGSRFVFYRGLGARLERALINFMLDLHIEEHGYEEMLPPYLVNRTSLTGTGQLPKFEEDAFLVEEEDYFLIPTSEVPVTNYYRDEIIDGAQLPIAYTAYSTNFRSEAGSAGRDTRGLIRQHQFNKVELVRFVKPEESYDELEKLTGHAEKVLQLLGLPYRVLKMCTADLGFTAAKKYDIEVWIPTQDTYREISSCSNFEDFQARRASIRFRREQGAKPEFVHTLNGSGLAVGRTVAAILENFQQEDGSVIIPEVLRPYMGGKEVIR; translated from the coding sequence ATGTTAGACATTAAATTGCTTCGTGCGAACTTCGATGAAGTGAAAGAAAAGCTTACGAAGCGCGGGGAAGACTTGACGGATTTGGATAAGTTCGTCGGGCTGGATGAAAAGCGGAGAGAACTGATTGCGAAAGTGGAAGTGCTAAAGGCTGAACGCAATGAAGTTTCGCAAAGAGTGGCGGAAATGAAACGCAATAAGGAAAATGCGGATGACGTCATCGCGCGCATGCGTGAAGTCGGTGATGAAATCAAAACACTTGATGAGCAATTGCATCAAGTCGAAGAAGATCTGAACTACATCATGATGCGCATTCCGAATATCCCACATGAGTCTGTTCCTGTCGGCGATAGCGAAGACGATAACGTCGAAATTCGTACATGGGGCGAGAAGCCGGAATTCGGTTTCGAACCAAAGCCACATTGGGAGATCGGCACGGATCTGAACTTGCTTGATTTTGAAAGAGCCGCAAAAGTGACGGGGAGCCGTTTCGTGTTCTACCGCGGGCTTGGTGCAAGACTGGAGCGGGCGTTGATCAACTTCATGCTCGATCTGCATATAGAAGAGCACGGCTATGAGGAAATGTTGCCGCCATATTTGGTGAACCGCACGAGCTTGACGGGGACAGGTCAGCTTCCGAAGTTTGAAGAGGATGCGTTCCTAGTTGAGGAAGAGGATTATTTCTTAATTCCAACGTCTGAAGTTCCGGTGACGAACTATTACCGTGACGAAATCATTGACGGTGCTCAATTGCCGATCGCCTATACGGCTTACAGCACGAACTTCCGTTCAGAAGCTGGATCTGCAGGCCGCGATACTCGTGGATTGATTCGCCAGCATCAGTTCAATAAAGTAGAGCTTGTCCGCTTTGTGAAGCCGGAAGAGTCGTATGATGAGTTGGAGAAGTTGACGGGGCATGCGGAGAAAGTGCTTCAATTGCTTGGACTGCCATACCGTGTCCTGAAAATGTGCACGGCGGACCTTGGTTTCACGGCTGCGAAGAAATACGACATCGAAGTATGGATTCCGACGCAAGACACATACCGTGAAATCTCTTCTTGCTCAAACTTCGAAGATTTCCAAGCGAGACGCGCTTCTATCCGTTTCCGTCGCGAGCAAGGTGCGAAGCCTGAATTCGTGCATACGTTGAACGGAAGCGGTTTGGCGGTCGGCCGGACTGTTGCTGCCATCTTAGAAAACTTCCAGCAAGAGGACGGATCTGTCATCATTCCGGAAGTATTGCGTCCGTATATGGGTGGAAAAGAAGTTATTCGATAA
- the tadA gene encoding tRNA adenosine(34) deaminase TadA, with translation MDVFEMDRRFMRFAIEEARKAEAIGEVPIGAVIVKDGEVIAKGHNLRETSQNAVTHAELSAIQDACNALGSWRLEETTLYVTLEPCPMCAGAILQSRIPRVVYGARDPKGGCVDSLYRLLNDPRFNHECEVAEGVLGDECGGMLTSFFRMLREKKKAQKKAMREVD, from the coding sequence ATGGATGTATTTGAAATGGACCGCCGCTTCATGCGGTTTGCGATAGAAGAAGCTAGAAAGGCTGAGGCGATTGGTGAAGTTCCGATCGGGGCGGTTATCGTGAAAGACGGCGAGGTAATTGCCAAAGGACATAACTTACGGGAAACGTCACAAAATGCTGTCACACACGCAGAATTATCTGCCATACAAGACGCATGCAATGCCCTCGGCAGTTGGCGATTGGAAGAGACGACTTTGTATGTGACCCTTGAACCGTGCCCAATGTGTGCGGGCGCGATTTTACAATCGAGGATTCCACGTGTCGTGTATGGGGCACGTGATCCGAAAGGCGGTTGCGTCGATTCATTGTATCGATTGCTGAACGACCCGCGCTTCAATCATGAATGCGAAGTGGCGGAAGGTGTGCTTGGAGATGAATGTGGCGGTATGTTGACAAGCTTTTTCAGAATGCTACGGGAAAAAAAGAAGGCGCAAAAAAAGGCGATGCGTGAAGTCGATTGA
- a CDS encoding deoxynucleoside kinase, which produces MSVPFITVEGPIGVGKTTLSKAIAEAQRFHQLSEIVDENPFLNKFYEDIEEWSFQTEMFFLCNRYKQLSDIHKKFLSRQQPVVADYHIFKNLIFARRSLPADEYAKYEEIYYILTKDMPVPNVIIYLHATLDTLMKRIALRGRDFEKNIDPSYLRQLSEDYEQFITDFEAAHPEIPVLHFNGDKLDFVNDTGDLQTILGKVDETIRKGAVQ; this is translated from the coding sequence ATGTCTGTTCCGTTCATTACGGTAGAGGGGCCGATTGGCGTAGGTAAAACGACGTTATCAAAGGCGATTGCAGAAGCGCAACGGTTCCATCAGTTAAGCGAAATCGTGGATGAAAATCCATTTTTGAATAAATTTTATGAAGACATCGAGGAGTGGAGCTTTCAAACCGAAATGTTCTTCCTCTGCAACCGATATAAGCAGTTAAGCGACATCCATAAGAAGTTTTTAAGTCGGCAGCAGCCGGTCGTAGCGGATTATCATATTTTCAAGAACCTCATTTTCGCAAGGCGTTCGCTCCCAGCGGATGAATACGCGAAATACGAAGAGATTTATTATATTTTAACGAAGGACATGCCGGTTCCGAATGTCATCATCTATCTGCATGCCACGCTCGATACGTTGATGAAGCGGATTGCGCTTCGCGGACGGGATTTCGAAAAGAATATCGATCCTTCCTATTTGCGACAGCTCTCGGAGGATTATGAACAGTTCATCACCGACTTTGAAGCTGCCCATCCGGAAATTCCGGTCCTGCATTTCAACGGTGATAAATTAGACTTTGTCAATGACACAGGGGATTTACAAACGATCCTCGGCAAAGTCGACGAGACGATCAGAAAAGGAGCAGTACAATGA
- a CDS encoding deoxynucleoside kinase: MNLREKYGIPKNAVITIAGTVGAGKSTMTNALAKALDFRTSLENVDKNPYLDRFYDDFEKWSFHLQIYFLAERFKEQKRIFEYGGGFIQDRSIYEDTGIFAKMHKDKGTMDPVDYDTYTKLFDAMVMTPYFPHPDLLVYLDGPFEKILARIQERCRLMEQQTPLSYWEELHERYVKWIDSFNACPVLRIDITDYDLKNNPHEVETVVERIGNMLNLSAALKK, encoded by the coding sequence ATGAATTTACGAGAAAAATATGGGATTCCGAAAAATGCGGTCATTACGATTGCGGGGACAGTCGGAGCCGGTAAATCGACAATGACGAATGCACTTGCGAAAGCATTGGATTTTCGGACGTCCTTGGAGAACGTGGATAAAAATCCGTACCTTGACCGGTTTTACGATGACTTTGAAAAATGGAGCTTCCACTTGCAAATCTATTTTCTGGCGGAACGCTTCAAGGAACAGAAGCGGATTTTTGAATATGGCGGCGGCTTCATCCAAGACCGCTCCATCTATGAAGATACAGGTATTTTCGCCAAAATGCATAAAGATAAAGGGACGATGGATCCGGTTGATTACGACACATATACGAAACTGTTTGACGCGATGGTTATGACTCCGTATTTCCCGCATCCTGACCTGCTCGTCTATTTGGATGGACCATTCGAGAAAATCCTAGCGCGAATCCAAGAGAGGTGCCGTCTGATGGAACAGCAGACCCCGCTTTCCTATTGGGAAGAGCTTCATGAGCGCTATGTAAAATGGATTGATTCCTTCAATGCTTGTCCGGTGCTTCGAATCGATATTACGGATTACGATTTGAAAAACAATCCCCATGAAGTGGAAACAGTTGTCGAGCGGATCGGTAATATGCTGAATTTGTCCGCAGCGCTGAAGAAATAA
- a CDS encoding acetylglutamate kinase produces MNQFYGNVLPMQPIQPMQPMQPINCYSKGQVELWNKNRLLWQQHVYWTRMAVTALVFKLPDVNFVLARLLRNATDMGDSLRPYYGDQIANAYGNLIREHLTIAADLVTAAVNGETEKVETLEANWYRNADEIAEFLNQINPYIDREAFRKMMYSHLALLKLEAVCLIQKNFELEVQVFDRIEAEALMMADMISEGIFKQFPYMFVPK; encoded by the coding sequence ATGAATCAATTTTATGGAAATGTCCTGCCGATGCAACCGATCCAACCTATGCAACCCATGCAACCGATTAATTGCTATAGCAAAGGCCAAGTCGAATTATGGAATAAAAATCGGCTTCTCTGGCAGCAACATGTCTATTGGACACGGATGGCCGTTACGGCATTGGTCTTCAAGCTTCCAGATGTGAACTTTGTACTCGCTCGCCTGTTGCGTAATGCAACGGATATGGGAGATTCCTTAAGACCGTATTATGGTGATCAAATCGCAAATGCTTATGGAAACCTCATAAGAGAACATCTCACAATCGCGGCAGATTTGGTGACTGCTGCTGTTAACGGAGAAACGGAAAAGGTGGAGACGTTAGAAGCGAATTGGTACCGAAATGCGGACGAAATTGCTGAATTTCTGAATCAAATCAATCCATATATCGACAGAGAAGCTTTCCGGAAGATGATGTATTCTCATTTGGCTTTGCTGAAGCTCGAAGCGGTATGTTTGATCCAAAAGAATTTCGAACTGGAAGTGCAAGTATTCGACCGGATTGAAGCGGAGGCATTGATGATGGCAGATATGATATCGGAAGGCATATTTAAGCAATTTCCATACATGTTCGTACCAAAATGA
- a CDS encoding aspartate kinase: MKVCKFGGTSVATAEQIRKVVDIVTSDSDRKIVVVSAPGKRYSDDIKVTDLLIRLGEKALANENAESDLLEVIDRYRSIAENLGLEGTIIEEIELDLRDRLSRNKEDSLLFMDTMKAAGEDNNAKLIAAYFQYIGVEAKYVCPREGGLLVNNRPERVRALPEGDERLAKLRDEPGIIVFPGFFGYTEDGTLRTFNRGGSDITGSIIAAAVKADLYENFTDVDSVFAANPTVIENPVAIEKMTYREMRELAYAGFSVFHDEALIPAFRKSIPVSIKNTNNPDAPGTLIVKERDYNEQQVIGIAADSGFTAIYVDKYLMNLEIGFGRRLLQIFEEEGISYEHTPSGIDNLSIIIRSRFMTKEKEERIVERIHKELEPDAVIVEHDYSMIVLVGEGMQYTTGLAARAATAIARSGTNIEMINQGSSEVSLVFGVKVKDETKSLKELYNEFFVKSYVQS; encoded by the coding sequence ATGAAAGTATGTAAATTCGGTGGCACATCTGTTGCGACAGCCGAGCAAATTAGAAAAGTAGTCGATATTGTAACTTCTGACAGTGACCGTAAAATCGTTGTTGTTTCAGCACCCGGAAAACGCTACTCGGATGACATTAAAGTGACAGACCTCCTCATCCGGCTTGGGGAGAAGGCTTTGGCGAATGAAAATGCGGAAAGCGATCTGCTGGAAGTGATCGATCGGTACCGCTCGATTGCTGAAAACCTTGGCCTCGAGGGCACGATCATTGAGGAGATCGAGCTCGATTTACGCGACCGTCTTTCCCGTAATAAAGAGGATTCCCTCCTGTTCATGGATACGATGAAAGCGGCGGGCGAGGATAATAATGCAAAACTGATAGCTGCGTATTTTCAATATATCGGTGTTGAGGCGAAGTATGTCTGCCCTAGGGAGGGTGGATTGCTCGTAAACAATCGGCCGGAGCGCGTTCGGGCATTGCCTGAGGGGGATGAACGACTCGCCAAATTGCGAGATGAACCGGGTATTATTGTTTTCCCAGGGTTTTTCGGCTACACGGAAGACGGAACACTCCGTACATTCAATCGGGGCGGCTCGGATATTACTGGCTCGATCATTGCAGCTGCTGTAAAAGCAGATCTATACGAAAACTTTACGGATGTCGATTCGGTCTTCGCTGCCAATCCGACTGTCATCGAAAACCCTGTCGCCATCGAAAAAATGACATACCGCGAAATGCGGGAGCTAGCGTACGCGGGATTCTCCGTTTTCCATGACGAGGCGCTCATCCCGGCTTTCCGGAAATCAATCCCTGTCAGCATCAAAAACACGAACAATCCCGATGCACCAGGGACTTTGATCGTTAAAGAACGGGACTACAATGAGCAACAAGTGATTGGAATTGCTGCGGACAGCGGATTCACCGCCATTTACGTCGACAAATATTTAATGAACTTGGAGATCGGCTTCGGCCGCAGGCTCCTGCAAATTTTCGAGGAAGAGGGAATTTCGTACGAGCATACGCCGTCCGGCATCGACAACCTCTCCATTATCATCCGCAGTCGTTTCATGACGAAGGAGAAGGAAGAGCGGATTGTGGAACGGATCCATAAAGAATTGGAACCGGATGCTGTCATCGTGGAGCATGATTACTCGATGATCGTACTCGTCGGGGAAGGCATGCAGTATACGACCGGATTAGCTGCTCGGGCTGCGACTGCCATTGCGAGAAGCGGCACCAACATTGAGATGATCAACCAAGGATCATCGGAAGTGAGCCTCGTCTTCGGGGTGAAAGTGAAGGACGAAACGAAGAGTTTGAAAGAGTTATATAACGAGTTTTTCGTAAAATCATATGTACAGTCATGA
- a CDS encoding homoserine dehydrogenase: MINEINIGLLGFGVVGGGVAEILHRHQDDLSHKLGVPVKIKKVLVKDATKKRDTELSSDIFTTDLDEVIEDPAIDIIVEVIGGTSEAKQAIEKSLRAGKGVVTANKDVMAQFGHELLKLADEHKCDLFYEASVGGGIPLIRTLEDGLASDRIRALTGIVNGTTNFILTKMKHEKKTYEEALAEATELGYAEADPSADVDGIDAARKMAILASLAFSTEVRLEDVFVRGMKDIQDGDLELAEQFGFTVKMAGSAKKDEDGIEISVEPVFIQNSHPLASVNNEFNAVYVYGDTVGETMFYGPGAGSLPTATSVTGDVVAACRNLLLGVNGKRLHSPQFAYKVKDNNQIIGRYFHRISVKDEVGVLTKLASIYSKHGASLATVVQHEGDNNGGVDLIMITHNTSRQQHLDIMNELHNTPEVNGVVSYYRVEGESR; the protein is encoded by the coding sequence ATGATAAATGAAATTAATATCGGTTTACTCGGATTCGGTGTCGTAGGCGGCGGTGTAGCTGAAATCCTGCATCGGCACCAAGATGACTTGAGCCATAAATTAGGCGTTCCTGTAAAAATAAAAAAAGTTCTCGTGAAAGATGCTACGAAGAAAAGAGATACGGAACTGTCATCGGATATTTTCACAACAGATCTGGATGAAGTGATTGAAGATCCTGCGATCGACATCATTGTGGAAGTGATCGGTGGGACAAGCGAAGCGAAACAGGCGATTGAAAAGTCGCTTCGTGCGGGCAAAGGAGTCGTGACGGCGAATAAGGACGTCATGGCACAATTCGGCCATGAACTATTGAAATTGGCGGATGAACATAAATGCGACCTGTTTTATGAAGCGAGCGTCGGGGGAGGCATCCCGCTCATCCGGACGCTTGAAGATGGACTTGCTTCCGACCGGATCAGGGCGCTGACAGGCATTGTGAATGGAACAACGAATTTTATTTTGACGAAAATGAAACATGAAAAGAAAACGTATGAAGAGGCATTGGCAGAAGCGACGGAACTCGGATATGCGGAAGCCGACCCGTCAGCGGACGTCGACGGCATCGATGCGGCAAGGAAAATGGCGATTCTTGCGTCACTCGCATTTTCAACAGAAGTCCGTTTGGAAGACGTTTTTGTGAGAGGGATGAAGGATATCCAGGATGGCGACCTTGAATTGGCGGAGCAGTTCGGCTTCACCGTGAAGATGGCGGGATCTGCGAAAAAGGATGAAGATGGAATTGAAATCTCCGTTGAACCGGTATTCATCCAAAATTCGCATCCGCTTGCCTCCGTGAATAATGAATTCAATGCGGTCTATGTATACGGGGACACAGTCGGAGAGACGATGTTCTACGGACCTGGGGCGGGCTCGTTGCCGACAGCTACTTCGGTCACAGGAGACGTCGTCGCAGCGTGCCGCAATTTATTGCTAGGCGTAAATGGGAAGAGGCTCCATTCGCCGCAATTTGCATATAAAGTGAAAGACAACAATCAAATCATCGGTCGCTACTTCCATCGGATTTCCGTAAAAGACGAAGTGGGCGTACTGACGAAATTGGCATCGATCTACAGCAAACATGGGGCAAGCCTAGCTACCGTCGTCCAGCATGAAGGGGACAACAATGGTGGCGTCGACTTGATCATGATTACACACAACACTTCAAGGCAACAGCATTTGGACATCATGAATGAATTGCATAACACACCGGAAGTGAACGGCGTTGTTAGCTACTACCGAGTGGAGGGCGAAAGCAGATGA
- the thrC gene encoding threonine synthase has protein sequence MRRWNGLIEEYKEWLPVTDKTPELTLQEGNTPLIHLKNLSEQWGVNLYVKTEGTNPTGSFKDRGMVMAVAKAKEEGKTALICASTGNTSASAAAYGARAGMRTIVVIPEGRIALGKLAQAKMYGAEIVAIEGNFDEALRMVREAGEGKIALVNSVNPYRLEGQKTIAFETIEQLGKVPDIFALPVGNAGNISAAWKGFKEYDEKKGSGTPKLLGVQADGAAPIVYDRVFEEPETVATAIRIGNPASWNLATAALEESDGAILSATDEEILEAYRLLASTDGIFAEPASCATIAGIKKRLDAGLIEKGTTIVGVLTGNGLKDPETAIHVNEGQPFLSREQFDAFLNELKGAPN, from the coding sequence ATGAGAAGATGGAATGGATTGATCGAAGAATATAAAGAATGGCTTCCGGTAACCGACAAAACGCCGGAACTCACATTGCAGGAAGGGAACACACCGCTCATCCATTTGAAAAACCTCTCCGAACAATGGGGCGTCAACCTGTACGTCAAAACCGAAGGGACAAACCCGACAGGCTCTTTCAAGGATCGCGGCATGGTAATGGCCGTCGCTAAAGCGAAAGAGGAAGGGAAGACCGCGCTCATCTGTGCCTCCACGGGCAATACATCCGCTTCTGCAGCGGCATACGGCGCACGCGCAGGCATGCGGACAATTGTCGTTATCCCGGAAGGACGGATCGCGCTCGGGAAATTGGCGCAGGCAAAAATGTACGGCGCGGAAATTGTGGCAATCGAAGGGAATTTCGACGAAGCGCTGCGCATGGTGCGTGAAGCTGGAGAAGGAAAAATCGCCCTCGTCAATTCAGTGAATCCTTACCGGTTGGAAGGCCAAAAGACAATTGCATTTGAAACGATCGAGCAATTAGGGAAAGTGCCGGATATCTTTGCATTGCCTGTCGGGAATGCAGGGAATATCTCCGCCGCTTGGAAAGGCTTCAAGGAATATGACGAAAAGAAAGGATCCGGCACACCGAAGTTGTTAGGGGTACAGGCGGATGGTGCAGCTCCGATCGTCTATGACCGCGTATTCGAAGAGCCTGAAACGGTCGCGACTGCTATCCGGATCGGGAATCCCGCAAGTTGGAACTTGGCAACGGCAGCGCTTGAAGAGTCAGACGGAGCGATTCTTTCCGCAACAGATGAGGAGATTTTGGAGGCATACCGTCTATTGGCTTCGACGGACGGCATTTTCGCAGAGCCCGCTTCATGCGCGACAATTGCAGGCATTAAGAAACGTCTCGATGCCGGACTGATTGAGAAAGGGACGACGATTGTCGGTGTGCTGACAGGAAACGGCCTGAAGGATCCGGAAACGGCCATCCATGTGAATGAAGGGCAGCCATTCCTCTCCCGGGAGCAGTTCGATGCCTTTTTAAATGAATTGAAAGGGGCCCCGAACTGA